A genomic segment from Roseibium algicola encodes:
- a CDS encoding hybrid sensor histidine kinase/response regulator, which translates to MDDLLREFITETNESLDVVDVELVKFEQEPNNATILDNIFRLVHTIKGTCGFLGLPRLEGIAHAAETLMGKFRDGAPVTQEAVSLILTSIDQIKDILGELEAAEGEEPQGDDSELIGQLEEMSAKADAAMKGGAAVTEAPVAEAVAAEPEAPAEEAAAEQALERPLRPGEVSLDELERAFRETEVEVEVAEPEVPELEEIVDEADEPEPAPVAVKAEAKAAAKAPAKKAGGEGGEKKSSGGGVSNQSIRVAVDTLEHLMTMVSELVLTRNQLLEIVRRHEDSEFKVPLQRLSNVTAELQEGVMATRMQPIGNAWQKLPRIVRDLSQELEKPIELEMIGADTELDRQVLEMIKDPLTHMVRNSADHGLERPDERRSAGKPEKGTITLAAYHEGGHIIIEVRDDGKGIDVDKVKAKVVERGLASEAEVDKMTDAQIHKFIFAAGFSTAAKVTSVSGRGVGMDVVRNNIELIGGTVDLRSTQGKGSSFIIKIPLTLAIVSTLIVEAGGDRFAIPQLSVVELVRVQTNSEHRIERIKDTPVLRLRNKLLPLVHLSQLLGIYEGENADEAIDADNGFIVVMQVGSQTFGVVVDGVFHTEEIVVKPMSTMLRNLGMFSGNTILGDGSVIMIIDPNGIAGAMASHASSAVTENQEDEREDLQSRAISGQSSISLLLFRAGAPEPKAVPLSLVTRLEEFEVSKIERSNGRDLVQYRGALMPLVYLNEGDSHKSEGTQPMLVFSDAGRSMGLVVDEIVDIVEDRMNIEVGSERPGILGSAVVKERATEIIDLGYYLPQAFEDWFMRKEMDIEALTKKVLFVDDSSFFRNMLTPVLKAAGYDVTTCTGPHQAFELLENGDKFHAIVSDIEMPEINGFEFCESLRRDPRFRNIPILALSSMVTPASIERGRQAGFDDYVAKFDRPGLIAALKDVFSGEMGAAA; encoded by the coding sequence ATGGACGACCTCCTCAGGGAATTCATTACAGAGACGAACGAAAGTCTCGATGTTGTTGACGTTGAGCTCGTAAAATTCGAGCAGGAACCGAACAACGCGACTATCCTAGATAATATTTTCCGCCTGGTGCACACGATCAAGGGCACCTGTGGCTTCCTGGGTCTTCCCCGTCTTGAAGGTATCGCGCATGCGGCTGAGACCCTCATGGGCAAGTTCCGCGATGGCGCTCCTGTCACGCAAGAAGCCGTTTCCCTCATTCTGACCTCGATCGACCAGATCAAGGACATTCTGGGTGAACTGGAAGCTGCCGAAGGCGAAGAGCCGCAAGGCGACGACAGTGAGCTGATCGGCCAGTTGGAAGAGATGTCCGCGAAAGCTGATGCCGCCATGAAGGGTGGCGCAGCCGTCACGGAAGCGCCTGTGGCTGAAGCCGTTGCGGCTGAGCCGGAAGCGCCTGCCGAAGAAGCTGCCGCCGAGCAAGCTCTTGAACGTCCGCTCCGTCCTGGCGAAGTGTCGCTGGACGAACTGGAGCGCGCGTTCCGCGAAACCGAAGTTGAAGTCGAAGTCGCCGAGCCGGAAGTTCCGGAACTCGAAGAGATCGTCGACGAAGCCGATGAGCCAGAGCCTGCTCCCGTTGCGGTCAAGGCAGAAGCCAAGGCGGCTGCGAAAGCCCCGGCGAAAAAGGCTGGCGGCGAAGGCGGCGAGAAGAAATCCTCCGGTGGCGGTGTTTCCAACCAGAGCATCCGCGTTGCGGTCGACACGCTCGAGCACCTGATGACCATGGTGTCCGAACTGGTGCTGACCCGGAACCAGCTTCTGGAAATCGTACGCCGCCATGAAGACAGCGAATTCAAGGTGCCGCTGCAGCGTCTGTCGAATGTAACTGCCGAACTGCAGGAAGGCGTCATGGCGACGCGCATGCAGCCGATCGGCAATGCCTGGCAGAAACTGCCGCGCATCGTTCGCGATCTCAGCCAGGAACTTGAAAAGCCGATCGAACTGGAAATGATCGGTGCGGATACCGAACTGGACCGCCAGGTTCTCGAGATGATCAAGGACCCGCTCACGCACATGGTCCGCAACTCGGCCGACCATGGTCTTGAGCGCCCGGATGAGCGCCGCTCTGCAGGCAAGCCTGAAAAGGGTACCATTACCCTGGCGGCTTACCATGAAGGCGGCCACATCATCATCGAAGTTCGCGATGACGGTAAGGGCATCGACGTCGACAAGGTGAAGGCGAAGGTCGTGGAACGCGGCCTGGCGTCGGAAGCCGAAGTCGACAAGATGACGGACGCCCAGATCCACAAGTTCATCTTCGCAGCCGGGTTCTCCACGGCCGCAAAGGTCACGAGCGTGTCCGGCCGCGGCGTCGGCATGGATGTCGTCCGCAACAACATCGAACTGATCGGCGGTACTGTCGACCTGCGCTCTACCCAGGGCAAGGGCTCGAGCTTCATCATCAAGATCCCGCTGACGCTTGCCATTGTTTCGACGCTGATCGTCGAAGCCGGCGGCGACCGGTTCGCCATCCCGCAGCTTTCCGTTGTCGAACTGGTCCGCGTGCAGACCAATTCGGAACACCGTATAGAGCGGATCAAGGACACCCCGGTCCTGCGCTTGCGCAACAAGCTGCTGCCGCTGGTGCACCTGTCCCAGCTCCTCGGTATCTATGAGGGCGAAAACGCGGACGAGGCGATTGATGCGGACAACGGCTTTATCGTTGTCATGCAGGTCGGGAGCCAGACATTCGGCGTGGTTGTCGACGGTGTCTTCCATACGGAGGAAATCGTGGTCAAGCCGATGTCGACGATGCTGCGCAACCTCGGCATGTTCTCCGGCAACACCATCCTGGGCGACGGTTCCGTGATCATGATCATCGATCCGAACGGTATCGCCGGTGCCATGGCAAGTCATGCATCCAGCGCGGTCACAGAGAACCAGGAAGACGAACGGGAAGACCTGCAGAGCCGCGCGATTTCCGGCCAGAGCTCGATCTCGCTTCTGCTGTTCCGTGCCGGTGCGCCGGAACCGAAAGCCGTGCCGCTGTCTCTGGTCACGCGCCTGGAGGAGTTCGAGGTCTCCAAGATCGAACGGTCGAACGGCCGCGATCTGGTCCAGTACCGCGGTGCGCTCATGCCGCTCGTCTATCTGAACGAAGGCGACAGCCACAAGTCGGAAGGCACGCAGCCAATGCTGGTGTTCTCCGATGCGGGACGCTCCATGGGCCTCGTGGTCGACGAGATCGTCGACATCGTCGAGGACCGCATGAACATCGAAGTCGGTTCGGAACGTCCGGGCATCCTCGGCTCTGCCGTGGTGAAGGAACGTGCGACCGAGATCATCGACCTCGGCTACTATCTGCCGCAGGCCTTTGAAGACTGGTTCATGCGCAAGGAAATGGACATCGAGGCGCTGACGAAGAAGGTTCTCTTCGTGGATGACTCGTCCTTCTTCCGCAACATGCTGACACCGGTTCTGAAGGCTGCCGGCTACGATGTGACCACCTGTACCGGTCCGCATCAGGCGTTCGAACTTCTGGAAAACGGCGACAAGTTCCATGCGATCGTCAGTGATATCGAAATGCCGGAAATCAACGGCTTCGAGTTCTGTGAATCGCTGCGCCGCGATCCCCGGTTCCGCAATATCCCGATCCTGGCCTTGTCGTCCATGGTGACGCCGGCCTCGATCGAACGCGGCCGCCAGGCGGGCTTTGACGACTATGTCGCCAAATTCGACCGTCCGGGCCTGATCGCCGCCCTGAAAGACGTCTTCTCCGGTGAAATGGGAGCTGCAGCATGA
- the chpT gene encoding histidine phosphotransferase ChpT, with protein MSALKELSSLDLAALVASRVCHDIISPVGAITNGLEVLDEEGSEDMREFAMDLIRKSARQASAKLQFARLAFGAAGSAGAEIDLGDAQVVATGFMENEKSDLNWQLTRHLMPKNYVKLLLNLILIANQCVPRGGEIKVEMEGDPQSPSFTLQASGLNPRIPLGMKETLSGEEPERVDAHSVQPIYTLLLARECGMVLTIDKQEELVKITALLAE; from the coding sequence ATGTCTGCACTAAAAGAGCTTTCCTCTCTTGATCTTGCCGCCCTGGTGGCCAGCCGCGTCTGCCACGACATCATTTCTCCCGTAGGGGCGATAACCAACGGGTTGGAAGTGCTGGACGAGGAGGGGTCGGAGGACATGCGTGAATTCGCCATGGACCTCATCCGCAAGAGTGCGCGCCAGGCATCTGCAAAACTGCAGTTCGCCCGTCTTGCCTTCGGCGCTGCAGGCTCGGCAGGCGCGGAGATCGACCTGGGGGACGCTCAGGTCGTTGCCACCGGGTTCATGGAAAACGAAAAATCCGATCTAAATTGGCAATTGACCCGGCACCTGATGCCGAAGAACTACGTAAAACTACTTCTCAACTTGATCCTCATCGCCAACCAGTGCGTTCCGCGTGGTGGAGAAATCAAGGTTGAAATGGAAGGCGACCCACAATCTCCGTCCTTCACGCTTCAGGCCAGCGGCCTCAATCCACGCATTCCGCTCGGAATGAAGGAAACTCTGAGCGGAGAAGAGCCTGAACGGGTCGATGCGCACTCGGTTCAGCCGATCTACACGTTGCTGCTCGCCCGTGAATGCGGCATGGTATTAACGATAGATAAACAAGAAGAGTTGGTAAAAATAACGGCCCTCTTGGCAGAATAA
- a CDS encoding chemotaxis protein CheW, whose protein sequence is MSVLEHKLTAEQKAASDMIQYVTVVIGGQLFGLPISQVHDVFVPESVTRVPMSAPEVQGVLNLRGRIVTAINMRRRLHLPPLKEGQMMAVGIEYKQESYGLVIDTVGEVLTLPSASAEPNPSNLDRRWAEISGGVHRLDGRLMVILDVDRLLGAMFTEPMAAA, encoded by the coding sequence ATGAGTGTGCTGGAACACAAACTGACCGCGGAGCAAAAAGCCGCAAGTGACATGATCCAGTATGTGACCGTCGTCATCGGCGGCCAGCTGTTCGGCCTGCCCATTTCCCAGGTTCACGACGTGTTCGTGCCGGAAAGCGTAACTCGCGTGCCGATGTCCGCACCCGAGGTTCAGGGTGTCCTGAACCTGCGTGGACGCATCGTCACCGCAATCAACATGCGCCGCCGCCTTCACTTGCCTCCGCTGAAGGAAGGGCAGATGATGGCCGTGGGCATCGAGTACAAGCAGGAAAGCTACGGCCTTGTCATCGACACGGTTGGTGAGGTGCTGACGCTGCCGTCCGCATCTGCAGAGCCCAACCCGTCGAACCTGGATCGCCGTTGGGCCGAGATCTCCGGAGGCGTCCATCGTCTGGACGGCCGCCTGATGGTCATTCTGGATGTCGACCGTCTGCTTGGTGCGATGTTCACCGAACCTATGGCTGCAGCATAA
- a CDS encoding ABC transporter permease, which yields MSATTAVAAHPNAGIGFHAFLLANGGGGCGMMAFVKAVARTILGLLLTVAIWAAIVHVFDTQHYILPGPDRVFTAFVKHAGFLLHHAGITAYETVLGFVLGAAAGALLSVLLWLFPIAARFAMPPILVTQALPVFAIAPILVLWLGFGLASKIVVIILVIFFTVTSTFFDGLQRLDPGLCDLARLYRLSRLKELWFFRLPSGLPAFASGLRVAAVFAPMGAIIGEWAGAKGGLAFIMLQSSNRMQADMMFAALILLAAMVLIMRFAVNHLTRLLVPWQPLT from the coding sequence TTGTCTGCGACCACTGCGGTCGCCGCACATCCGAATGCCGGTATCGGCTTTCATGCGTTCCTGTTGGCCAATGGCGGCGGGGGCTGCGGGATGATGGCGTTTGTGAAAGCTGTTGCCAGGACCATACTCGGCCTCCTGCTGACTGTCGCTATCTGGGCGGCAATCGTCCATGTGTTCGACACCCAGCATTATATCCTGCCGGGTCCGGACCGCGTCTTTACAGCCTTTGTCAAACACGCAGGCTTCCTTCTGCATCATGCCGGCATCACCGCCTATGAGACGGTGCTCGGGTTTGTGCTGGGGGCAGCCGCTGGGGCATTGCTATCCGTTCTTTTGTGGCTGTTTCCGATTGCTGCAAGATTTGCCATGCCGCCCATTCTGGTGACGCAGGCCCTGCCTGTTTTCGCAATCGCGCCGATCCTGGTGCTCTGGCTCGGTTTCGGGCTGGCCTCCAAGATCGTCGTCATCATCCTGGTCATCTTCTTCACGGTCACATCGACGTTTTTCGATGGCCTGCAGCGGCTTGACCCGGGTTTGTGCGATCTCGCCCGGCTTTATCGTCTGTCTCGCCTGAAGGAACTCTGGTTCTTTCGCCTGCCGTCAGGCTTGCCGGCGTTTGCCTCCGGCCTGCGGGTGGCCGCGGTGTTCGCTCCCATGGGGGCGATCATCGGCGAATGGGCCGGGGCAAAAGGAGGCCTTGCCTTCATCATGCTTCAAAGCAGCAACCGGATGCAGGCGGACATGATGTTCGCCGCCCTGATCCTGCTCGCGGCGATGGTGCTGATCATGCGCTTTGCCGTGAACCATCTCACCCGACTTCTTGTTCCCTGGCAGCCGCTCACCTAG
- a CDS encoding DeoR/GlpR family DNA-binding transcription regulator gives MLIERHNAILELARQMGRVSVDDLARRFDVSPQTIRKDLNELCDRRLLARTHGGALLSSGIENVGYEARRIISSREKADIGEKVASLIPDNASIFINIGTTTEAVAQALLQHRGLMVITNNINVASLMRGYSQIEVVIAGGVLRHSDGGIVGEAAVDFMRQFKVDFAVIGASAIDPDGSLLDYDYREVKVTKTIMDNARHVILAADSTKFERTAPVRVGHLRQVTTFVTDYCPSPDFAQIAQDAEVELIETGQQEDSTAG, from the coding sequence ATGTTGATCGAACGCCACAACGCCATTCTCGAACTCGCACGGCAGATGGGCCGCGTCAGCGTCGACGATCTCGCCCGGCGGTTTGATGTCAGCCCGCAGACGATCCGCAAGGACCTCAACGAGCTTTGCGACCGGCGCCTGCTGGCGCGCACCCACGGCGGGGCCCTGCTGTCGTCCGGCATCGAAAATGTCGGCTACGAGGCGCGCAGGATCATCTCCAGCAGGGAAAAGGCAGACATCGGCGAGAAGGTTGCCTCGCTCATTCCTGACAACGCGTCCATCTTCATCAACATCGGCACCACCACGGAAGCCGTCGCACAGGCGCTGCTCCAGCATCGCGGCCTGATGGTGATCACCAACAACATCAACGTCGCCAGCCTGATGCGCGGCTATTCCCAGATCGAGGTGGTGATTGCCGGTGGCGTGTTGCGCCATTCCGACGGCGGCATTGTCGGCGAGGCCGCGGTGGACTTCATGCGCCAGTTCAAGGTCGATTTTGCCGTCATCGGCGCTTCCGCGATCGATCCCGACGGCTCCCTGCTCGATTACGACTACCGGGAAGTGAAAGTCACCAAGACCATCATGGACAACGCCAGGCACGTCATTCTGGCCGCCGACAGCACCAAGTTCGAGCGCACTGCACCGGTCCGTGTCGGACACCTGCGACAGGTCACTACTTTCGTAACGGATTATTGCCCCTCGCCAGATTTCGCGCAGATCGCGCAAGACGCAGAAGTCGAACTGATCGAGACCGGCCAGCAGGAAGACAGCACTGCCGGCTAA
- a CDS encoding ABC transporter substrate-binding protein, with amino-acid sequence MKKQILSLALAAGLLASGPVQASEKLTLLLDWFINPDHAPLVTAQTKGFFEAEGLEVEIIEPADPAMPPKLVAAGQGDIAVSYQPTLHAQIEEELPLKWIGTLVETPLNSLIVLKDGPIQELKDLKGKSVGFSVSGFEDAMLGQMLRSAGLTMDDVELVNVNFALSGSLLAGQVDAVIGAYRNFELTQLEIEGKPGKAFFPEENGVPIFDELIYVVNKDKTDDPRFAKFLAAVEAATIYLSNHPEEAWNAFIEAYPNLNDELNRRAWFDTLPRFAKRPAALDEGRYQRFAEFMAEAGLISKVVPVESYTAEIR; translated from the coding sequence ATGAAAAAACAAATCCTGTCACTAGCATTGGCGGCCGGGCTGCTGGCATCGGGGCCGGTACAGGCCAGTGAGAAACTGACCTTGCTGCTCGACTGGTTCATCAATCCGGATCACGCTCCGCTGGTAACTGCGCAGACCAAGGGTTTCTTCGAGGCAGAAGGCCTCGAGGTAGAGATCATCGAACCGGCGGACCCGGCAATGCCGCCGAAACTGGTTGCTGCCGGGCAGGGCGATATCGCGGTGTCCTATCAGCCGACGCTTCATGCGCAAATCGAGGAAGAGCTGCCGCTGAAATGGATCGGTACGCTGGTGGAAACGCCCCTCAATTCTCTCATCGTGCTCAAGGACGGCCCGATACAGGAACTGAAGGACCTCAAGGGCAAGAGTGTCGGATTTTCCGTGTCCGGCTTCGAGGACGCGATGCTGGGCCAGATGCTGCGTTCGGCCGGTTTGACCATGGATGATGTCGAGCTGGTGAACGTCAATTTCGCGTTGTCAGGCTCTCTGCTTGCCGGTCAGGTGGATGCGGTGATCGGCGCATATCGCAATTTCGAGCTCACCCAGCTCGAAATCGAAGGCAAACCCGGCAAGGCTTTCTTCCCCGAAGAAAACGGTGTGCCGATCTTTGATGAGCTGATCTATGTCGTCAACAAGGACAAGACGGACGATCCACGCTTCGCCAAGTTCCTGGCAGCCGTGGAGGCGGCCACCATCTATCTGAGCAATCACCCGGAAGAAGCCTGGAATGCCTTCATAGAAGCGTATCCGAACCTCAATGACGAGCTGAACAGGCGGGCATGGTTCGATACGTTGCCGCGGTTCGCCAAGCGTCCGGCTGCACTTGATGAAGGCCGCTACCAGCGCTTTGCGGAATTCATGGCCGAAGCCGGTCTGATCAGCAAGGTCGTGCCGGTGGAGAGCTACACAGCCGAAATTCGCTGA
- a CDS encoding adenylosuccinate synthase, whose product MANVVVVGSQWGDEGKGKIVDWLSEQADVIVRFQGGHNAGHTLVIDGVSYKLSLLPSGVAREGKLSVIGNGVVLDPHALAEEVERLSKQGVVVTPESLRVAENATLILSLHRELDALRENSNTGTRIGTTKRGIGPAYEDKVGRRAIRLMDLKNLATLPAKIDRLLTHHNALRRGLGQDEVSAQAIYDELASVADKVLPYMDKVWYLLDDLRRQGKRILFEGAQGALLDIDHGTYPFVTSSNTVAGQAAAGSGLGPNSINYVLGITKAYTTRVGEGPFPTELKDEIGEFLGTRGHEFGTVTGRRRRCGWFDAVLVRQTVCTSGITGIALTKLDVLDGLDEIKICIGYELDGERIDYLPASQGAQERVKPIYESLPGWKESTEGARTWADLPAQAIKYVRHVEELIGAPVALLSTSPERDDTILVQNPFQD is encoded by the coding sequence ATGGCGAATGTGGTTGTTGTCGGTTCGCAATGGGGTGACGAAGGCAAAGGCAAGATTGTCGACTGGTTGTCGGAACAAGCCGATGTCATCGTAAGGTTCCAGGGCGGGCACAATGCCGGTCATACCCTTGTCATCGACGGTGTCAGCTACAAGCTGTCTCTCCTGCCGTCCGGGGTTGCACGCGAAGGCAAGCTGTCCGTCATCGGCAACGGCGTCGTGCTGGATCCGCATGCGCTGGCAGAGGAAGTCGAACGCCTCAGCAAGCAGGGCGTCGTGGTGACGCCGGAAAGCCTGCGTGTTGCCGAGAACGCAACGCTGATCCTGTCTCTGCACCGCGAGCTTGATGCGTTGCGCGAGAATTCCAACACCGGAACGCGCATCGGCACCACCAAGCGCGGTATAGGACCGGCGTATGAAGACAAGGTTGGCCGCCGCGCTATCCGTTTGATGGACCTGAAGAACCTTGCCACTCTGCCAGCCAAGATCGACCGCTTGCTGACGCACCACAATGCGCTGCGCCGGGGGCTTGGCCAGGATGAGGTTTCCGCACAGGCGATCTACGACGAACTCGCCAGCGTTGCGGACAAGGTCCTGCCCTACATGGACAAGGTCTGGTACCTGCTGGACGATCTGCGCCGTCAGGGCAAGCGTATCCTTTTCGAAGGTGCACAGGGCGCGTTGCTCGACATCGACCACGGCACCTATCCCTTCGTGACGTCGTCCAACACGGTCGCCGGCCAGGCTGCGGCAGGCAGTGGCCTTGGCCCGAATTCGATCAACTATGTGCTCGGTATTACCAAGGCCTATACGACACGCGTCGGCGAGGGCCCGTTCCCGACCGAACTGAAGGACGAGATCGGCGAGTTCCTCGGTACGCGCGGTCACGAGTTCGGTACGGTTACCGGCCGCCGCCGCCGCTGCGGCTGGTTCGACGCTGTGCTGGTGCGCCAGACCGTCTGCACCTCGGGCATCACCGGCATCGCGCTGACCAAGCTGGATGTTCTGGACGGTCTTGATGAAATCAAGATCTGCATCGGCTACGAACTGGACGGCGAGCGCATCGATTATCTGCCGGCTTCGCAGGGTGCCCAGGAGCGCGTGAAGCCGATTTACGAAAGCCTGCCGGGCTGGAAGGAATCGACCGAAGGTGCTCGCACCTGGGCCGATCTGCCGGCGCAGGCGATCAAATATGTGCGTCACGTCGAAGAACTGATCGGTGCTCCGGTCGCTCTTCTGTCGACAAGTCCGGAACGCGACGACACAATTCTTGTGCAGAATCCCTTCCAGGATTGA
- the rpoH gene encoding RNA polymerase sigma factor RpoH, which yields MAQNVPTLTAGEGGLSRYLDEIRKFPMLQPQEEYMLAKRYKEHEDPEAAERLVNSHLRLVAKIAMGYRGYGLPIGEVVSEGNVGLMQAVKRFEPDKGFRLATYAMWWIKAAIQEYILRSWSLVKMGTTANQKRLFFNLRRLKGKIQALDEGDLKPHQVSEIATKLGVSEEEVVSMNRRLGGDASLNAPVRAEADAGEWQDWLVDESDSQETLLANQEELDMRRKMLNDAMDVLNERERRIFEARRLAEDPMTLEDLSGEFGVSRERVRQIEVRAFEKVQKAVRNSARTMDQPAA from the coding sequence ATGGCCCAGAACGTTCCGACGCTTACAGCAGGGGAAGGCGGTCTTAGCCGGTATCTGGACGAGATCCGCAAGTTTCCGATGCTTCAGCCGCAGGAAGAGTACATGCTCGCCAAGCGCTACAAAGAGCATGAAGACCCTGAAGCTGCAGAACGCCTAGTCAATTCCCATCTACGCCTCGTCGCCAAGATTGCCATGGGTTACCGCGGGTATGGCCTGCCGATTGGAGAAGTCGTTTCCGAAGGCAACGTCGGCCTGATGCAAGCGGTCAAGCGCTTTGAACCGGACAAGGGGTTCCGGCTCGCGACCTATGCCATGTGGTGGATCAAGGCGGCTATTCAGGAATATATCCTGCGCTCATGGTCCCTCGTGAAAATGGGGACCACGGCCAACCAGAAACGCCTGTTCTTCAACCTGCGTCGCCTCAAGGGCAAGATCCAGGCGCTGGACGAAGGCGATCTGAAGCCGCATCAGGTCTCTGAGATTGCCACCAAACTCGGGGTATCCGAGGAGGAAGTGGTGTCCATGAACCGCCGTCTGGGCGGCGATGCCAGCCTGAATGCGCCCGTGCGCGCGGAAGCTGATGCCGGTGAATGGCAGGACTGGCTTGTCGATGAAAGCGACAGTCAGGAAACCCTGCTTGCCAATCAGGAAGAGCTGGACATGCGTCGCAAGATGTTGAACGACGCGATGGACGTGCTCAACGAGCGCGAACGGCGCATCTTTGAAGCACGTCGCCTGGCCGAAGACCCGATGACGCTGGAAGACCTTTCGGGCGAATTCGGTGTCAGCCGCGAGCGCGTCCGCCAGATCGAGGTTCGCGCTTTCGAAAAGGTTCAGAAAGCCGTGCGCAACAGCGCCCGCACAATGGACCAGCCCGCCGCCTGA
- a CDS encoding DUF1134 domain-containing protein, producing the protein MAQSSRRVVSLISAAFLALCAFAFSNPAYSQNSGNEPIPSGQTYDQDEILQAGHQFFGSVSGGLASVVEKAFSSYGEPNGYVLGEEGSGALIAGARYGEGNLYTRNAGTHKLFWQGPSVGWDFGADGARVMMLVYNLPTVNSLYTRFAGVNGSAYLVGGVGMTVLLNNEIVLVPVRAGVGARLGLNMGYLKFTDKPTWNPF; encoded by the coding sequence ATGGCACAAAGTTCCCGGCGAGTTGTATCCCTGATATCGGCTGCGTTCCTGGCCTTGTGTGCATTTGCGTTTTCCAACCCGGCGTACTCCCAGAATTCCGGCAACGAGCCCATTCCGTCTGGACAAACCTACGACCAGGACGAAATCCTGCAGGCAGGCCACCAGTTCTTCGGCTCTGTTTCGGGTGGGCTTGCATCAGTCGTCGAGAAGGCCTTCTCCAGCTACGGCGAACCGAACGGTTACGTGCTCGGCGAAGAAGGCTCCGGAGCGCTCATCGCCGGCGCCCGCTATGGCGAAGGCAACCTCTACACACGCAACGCCGGCACTCACAAGCTGTTCTGGCAAGGCCCGTCCGTAGGCTGGGACTTTGGCGCGGATGGTGCGCGGGTGATGATGCTGGTCTATAACCTGCCCACCGTGAACTCCCTCTACACCCGCTTTGCCGGTGTCAACGGATCGGCTTACCTGGTCGGCGGGGTCGGCATGACCGTGCTCTTGAACAACGAAATCGTGCTGGTGCCTGTGCGCGCCGGTGTCGGCGCCCGTCTCGGGCTGAACATGGGATACCTGAAGTTCACCGACAAGCCGACCTGGAACCCGTTCTGA
- a CDS encoding RluA family pseudouridine synthase, with protein sequence MTDNSLEYPAGLDQDFSLTVDAADAGKRLDAVLAAHLEAFSRNRIQSLIKSGDVTVGGAKIVEPKYRVNEGDALTLTLPQAEDPEPKGEDIPVSVVFEDEHLIVVDKPAGLVVHPGAGNWTGTLVNALIHHCGDSLSGIGGVKRPGIVHRIDKDTSGLLVVAKTDQAHKGLAAQFADHGRTGPLERAYSALVWGAPSGLKGTINANLARSQANRQKIAVVKTSGRHAITHWQVKERFGNAEQPALASLLECRLETGRTHQIRVHMAHIGHPLIGDDDYGSGFKTKANRLDEPLKSLVNGFHRQALHAGLLAFEHPENGKTLRFESPYPDDFANLLSGLQKF encoded by the coding sequence ATGACAGACAATTCCCTCGAGTATCCGGCCGGTCTGGACCAGGATTTCAGTTTAACAGTTGATGCAGCCGATGCCGGGAAACGGCTGGATGCGGTGCTGGCGGCTCATCTGGAAGCCTTTAGCCGCAACAGGATCCAGTCCCTGATCAAGTCCGGGGACGTCACCGTCGGCGGCGCGAAAATAGTGGAGCCGAAATACCGGGTCAATGAAGGCGATGCCCTGACCCTCACTTTGCCGCAGGCAGAAGACCCGGAGCCCAAGGGCGAGGACATCCCCGTCTCGGTCGTCTTTGAGGACGAACACCTTATCGTGGTAGACAAACCGGCGGGGCTTGTCGTCCATCCTGGTGCCGGCAACTGGACCGGCACCCTCGTCAATGCACTCATCCATCATTGCGGTGACAGCCTTTCCGGCATCGGCGGCGTGAAGCGCCCCGGCATCGTTCACAGGATCGACAAGGACACCTCCGGACTGCTTGTCGTCGCCAAGACCGACCAGGCTCACAAGGGCCTTGCAGCCCAGTTTGCCGACCACGGCCGCACCGGACCGCTGGAACGCGCCTATTCGGCTCTGGTCTGGGGGGCACCCTCCGGCCTGAAAGGCACGATCAATGCCAATCTGGCCCGTTCACAGGCAAACCGTCAGAAGATTGCCGTCGTCAAGACGTCCGGCCGCCACGCCATCACACACTGGCAGGTGAAGGAGCGCTTCGGCAACGCCGAACAGCCTGCGCTCGCCTCGCTGCTGGAATGCCGCCTTGAAACCGGACGCACCCACCAGATCCGCGTGCACATGGCCCACATTGGCCATCCGCTGATCGGAGACGATGATTACGGGTCGGGTTTCAAGACCAAGGCAAACAGGCTCGATGAGCCGCTCAAAAGCCTCGTGAACGGTTTTCACAGGCAAGCCCTGCATGCCGGCCTGCTGGCTTTCGAACACCCGGAAAATGGTAAAACCTTGCGCTTTGAGAGCCCTTACCCGGATGATTTCGCAAATCTTTTGTCCGGATTACAAAAATTTTAG